The following are encoded together in the Humulus lupulus chromosome 5, drHumLupu1.1, whole genome shotgun sequence genome:
- the LOC133779244 gene encoding uncharacterized protein LOC133779244 — translation MGIEVSTNCIKVQTDLIIYPGTMQETAIVNVILIVYSTIKPGSFPPEVIPYDQWTQQKPETKPMFSGWLKGAFGGGKKEMQESIQQNLNFILSTAPIWDRVELKGNKYVLGEFLEFKGKPEDLHALRNIKRSKVSRLIIDKHAWISFSKSSCAFFFRNHSAFDAPSFVLA, via the exons ATGGGGATAGAAGTTAGTACAAACTGTATCAAG GTACAAACGGACTTGATTATTTATCCTGGCACAATGCAGGAGACTGCAATAGTGAATGTGATATTGATAGTTTATAG TACTATTAAGCCAGGCTCTTTTCCACCAGAAGTCATTCCCTATGACCAGTGGACTCAACAGAAACCAGAAACAAAGCCTATGTTTTCTGGTTGGCTTAAGGGTGCATTTGGAGGTGGAAAGAAAGAGATGCAAGAATCTATACAGCAGAACCTCAATTTTATTCTCAGTACTGCTCCAATTTGGGATAG GGTGGAGCTCAAAGGTAATAAATATGTACTTGGAGAATTTCTGGAGTTCAAGGGAAAGCCAGAAGATCTCCATGCCTTGAGAAATATCAAAAGATCGAAAGTCAGTCGTCTAATTATCGACAAGCATGCTTGGATTAG TTTCTCTAAGTCATCATGTGCATTTTTCTTTCGAAATCACAGCGCATTCGACGCTCCAAGTTTTGTACTCGCCTAG